A region of the Clostridium estertheticum subsp. estertheticum genome:
TTTCAACTGGGGGGTGGAAAAATAATGTACAAGTTAAGAAGAACAATGATGTATGTACCTGGAAACAATCCTGGAATGGTTAAAGATGCGCACATATATGGTGCAGATTCAATAATGTTTGATTTAGAAGATTCAGTATCTATTAATGAGAAAGATGCTGCTAGATTTTTAGTTTATAATGCATTAAAAAGTATTGACTATGAAGGAATAGAAACAGTAGTAAGAATAAATGGATTAGATACGCCATATGGAATTGAAGATTTGGAAGCAATAGTTAGAGCTCAGCCAGATGTTATAAGACTTCCAAAGACAGAAAGTGCACAAGATATTATAGATGTAGAAAATGAAATAGAAAGAATAGAAAAAGAAGCAGGAATACCTGTAGGAAAGACAAAAATGATGGCGGCAGTTGAAGGAGCACTAGGAGTATTAAATGCACGAGAGATAGCAACGGCTAGTAAAAGACTTATGGGTATAGCAATTGGAGCAGAAGATTATGTAACAAACATAAAGACAACACGTTCGCCAGGAGGTATAGAGCTTTTAATGGCAAGAAGTCAAATATTACTTGCAGCAAGAGCAGCTGGAATATATGCTTTGGATACAGTTTATTCAGATGTAAATAATGAAGAAGGCTTTAAAGATGAAGTTAAATTAATTAAACAGTTAGGATTTGATGGAAAATCTGTAATTAATCCAAGACAAATAGGGCCAGTTCATGAAATATATACACCATCACAAAAGGAAATAGATAAATCTATAAGAATTATAAAGGCAGCCGAAGATGCTGCAAAGAAAGGCTCAGGAGTAGTATCTCTAGATGGAAAAATGGTAGATAAGCCAATATTAGAGCGAGCACAAAGAGCACTTATGTTAGCAAAAGCAGCAGGAGTAGATATAAATGAAGGAGGGGATCAAATTGCCTAAAAATAAAATAGGAAGAGATATACCAGAATATATAGAAGGAATTGGTGAACTAAGACCCTATAATGGACCATTTAGTTTTCAACCTACAAAACGTAAATATGGACGTGATCTATCTCAGGTAAAACCAGGAGATATCAAGTTATTGGATAGTATTGAAAAAGCAGTAATTAAAACTGAACTTAAAGATGGTATGACTATATCATTTCATCACCACTTTAGAGAGGGTGATTACATACTAAATATGGTTCTAGATACCATAGCTAAGCTAGGAATAAAAAACTTAACATTAGCATCAAGTTCATTAAATGCAGTGCATGAACCATTAATTGAACATATAAAAAATGGTGTTGTTACAAAAATAATTACTAGTGGAGTTAGAGGTCCTTTAGCAGAGGCTATATCAAATGGAATATTAGAAACACCTATAATAATTCGTTCTCACGGTGGCAGAGCAAGAGCCATTGAAGCTGGAGATTCGCAAATTGATGTTGCTTTTTTAGGAGCACCTTGTTGTGATGAATACGGTAATGCGAACGGATACAGTGGGAAATCATTTTGTGGTTCATTAGGATATGCTAAAGTAGATGCAGAATATGCAGATAAGGTTGTTCTTATTACAGATAATTTAGTTCAATATCCCAATGTACCTGCAAGTATTTTACAAACTGACGTAGATTGTGTGGTAAAAATAGAATCAATTGGAGATCCAAATGGAATTGTATCAGGTGCTACAAGATTTACTAAGGATCCAAGAGAATTATTAATTGCTAAATATGCAGCAGCGTCAATTGAAGCTTCAGGTTATTTTGTGCCGGGTTTCTCTATACAATGTGGAACAGGAGGAGCGTCGCTAGCGGTTGCAAGATTTATAAGAGAAAGAATGATAGAAGATAATATAAAAGCTAGCTTTGCATTAGGTGGAATAACTGGTCAATTTGTAGAAATGTTAAATGAAGGATTGATATCTAAATTATATGATACTCAAAGTTTTGATTTGACAGCGGCAAAGTCAATAGGTGAGAATCCAGATCATTGTGAAATTAGTGCATCATTTTATGCTAATCCCCATAATAAGGGATGTGTTGTGAATAAACTTGATATAGTTTTATTAAGTGCATTAGAGATAGATACGGACTTCAATGTCAACGTAATTACTGGTTCAGATGGTGTAATAAGAGGAGCTTCAGGTGGACATTGTGATACTGCGGCAGGTTCAAAGCTAACAATGATAGTAGCGCCATTAATTAGAGGTAGAATACCTACGATTGTTGATAAAGTAAATACTGTAATAACTCCGGGAGAAACTATAGATGTAGTTGTAACAGATAGAGGAATAGCTGTAAATCCATTAAGACAGGATTTAATTGAAAAGTTAACTAAGGCAAAACTTCCTTTGTTCACTATAGAACAACTTAAGGGAAAAGCAGAAAAAATTACTGGAAAACCTAAAGCAATTGAGTATACTGATAAAATCGTAGGGATTGTAGAATATAGAGATGGATCAATTATTGATGTTATTAGACAGGTAAGGTAGAAAGGATAATAATTAATGTATAGTGAGAGCATTATTCTTAAAGAAATACTTGAAGCAAGGGAGAAACGAGCAAGAACACAAACAAAATTAATTAGTATGTTTAAAACTACATTAGTTTCTTTTACAT
Encoded here:
- the citE gene encoding citrate (pro-3S)-lyase subunit beta, with amino-acid sequence MYKLRRTMMYVPGNNPGMVKDAHIYGADSIMFDLEDSVSINEKDAARFLVYNALKSIDYEGIETVVRINGLDTPYGIEDLEAIVRAQPDVIRLPKTESAQDIIDVENEIERIEKEAGIPVGKTKMMAAVEGALGVLNAREIATASKRLMGIAIGAEDYVTNIKTTRSPGGIELLMARSQILLAARAAGIYALDTVYSDVNNEEGFKDEVKLIKQLGFDGKSVINPRQIGPVHEIYTPSQKEIDKSIRIIKAAEDAAKKGSGVVSLDGKMVDKPILERAQRALMLAKAAGVDINEGGDQIA
- the citF gene encoding citrate lyase subunit alpha, with product MPKNKIGRDIPEYIEGIGELRPYNGPFSFQPTKRKYGRDLSQVKPGDIKLLDSIEKAVIKTELKDGMTISFHHHFREGDYILNMVLDTIAKLGIKNLTLASSSLNAVHEPLIEHIKNGVVTKIITSGVRGPLAEAISNGILETPIIIRSHGGRARAIEAGDSQIDVAFLGAPCCDEYGNANGYSGKSFCGSLGYAKVDAEYADKVVLITDNLVQYPNVPASILQTDVDCVVKIESIGDPNGIVSGATRFTKDPRELLIAKYAAASIEASGYFVPGFSIQCGTGGASLAVARFIRERMIEDNIKASFALGGITGQFVEMLNEGLISKLYDTQSFDLTAAKSIGENPDHCEISASFYANPHNKGCVVNKLDIVLLSALEIDTDFNVNVITGSDGVIRGASGGHCDTAAGSKLTMIVAPLIRGRIPTIVDKVNTVITPGETIDVVVTDRGIAVNPLRQDLIEKLTKAKLPLFTIEQLKGKAEKITGKPKAIEYTDKIVGIVEYRDGSIIDVIRQVR